In Achromobacter xylosoxidans A8, a single window of DNA contains:
- a CDS encoding KpsF/GutQ family sugar-phosphate isomerase yields the protein MTDHPTTSSETALASARRTLQIECQGLMDLSARLDDSFTQTVAMLLACRGRVVVSGIGKTGHVARKIAATLASTGTPAFFVHAAEAVHGDLGMITQDDVLIAISYSGSGQELLTILPVARRMGAKLIAITGNPQSELARLADVHLDASVAQEACPLNLAPTASTTAALALGDALAVACLEARGFGPQDFARSHPGGALGRRLLTHVRDVMRQGDALPIVQAGTPVSQALEVMSAKGMGMTVVTDAQHRPVGIFTDGDLRRLIARQGDIRSLTVESGMTRSPRSITPDALAVEAAQQMDKQRLNHMLVLDSDGVLLGALHMHDLMAAKVV from the coding sequence ATGACTGACCATCCCACAACATCGTCCGAGACCGCGCTGGCATCTGCGCGCAGAACGCTGCAGATTGAATGCCAGGGCCTGATGGACCTGTCGGCCCGGCTGGACGACAGCTTCACGCAGACCGTCGCGATGCTGCTGGCCTGTCGCGGCCGGGTGGTCGTCAGCGGCATCGGCAAGACCGGCCATGTCGCCCGCAAAATCGCGGCGACCCTGGCCTCGACCGGCACGCCGGCCTTTTTCGTGCACGCCGCCGAGGCCGTCCACGGCGATCTGGGCATGATCACCCAGGACGACGTCCTGATCGCGATTTCCTATTCGGGCTCCGGCCAGGAATTGCTGACGATACTTCCCGTCGCCCGCCGCATGGGCGCCAAGCTGATCGCGATTACCGGCAATCCGCAGTCCGAACTGGCGCGGCTGGCCGACGTCCACCTGGACGCCAGCGTGGCCCAGGAGGCTTGCCCCCTGAATCTGGCGCCCACGGCCAGCACCACCGCAGCCCTGGCCTTGGGCGACGCCCTGGCCGTCGCCTGCCTGGAAGCCCGCGGTTTCGGCCCGCAGGATTTCGCCCGCTCGCACCCAGGCGGCGCCCTCGGCCGCCGCCTGCTGACCCACGTGCGCGACGTCATGCGCCAAGGCGACGCCTTGCCCATCGTCCAGGCCGGCACACCGGTCTCGCAGGCGCTCGAGGTCATGTCCGCCAAGGGCATGGGCATGACCGTCGTGACCGACGCCCAGCATCGCCCCGTGGGCATCTTCACCGACGGCGACCTGCGCCGCCTGATCGCGCGTCAGGGCGACATCCGCAGCCTGACCGTCGAATCCGGCATGACGCGCTCGCCGCGCAGCATCACCCCCGACGCGCTGGCCGTCGAGGCGGCCCAGCAAATGGACAAACAACGGCTCAACCACATGCTCGTGCTGGACAGCGACGGCGTTCTGCTCGGCGCCTTGCACATGCACGATCTGATGGCCGCCAAAGTGGTATGA
- the lptC gene encoding LPS export ABC transporter periplasmic protein LptC, with translation MKERFPSLIALFLLLVLVASSWWAADYAQRAIQTDPPRRVTHEMDAWSRDFVMLRTDPNGKPINRLEGVYAEHFPDDDSYHVTSPRAVGQREDNPITVAISKTAVMEQGGKRIVMNGDAHVRRQPDANNDLLDVRSQQLIILPDDDVVYTDLPAEVIKGRSRMNGTGMHYNNKTRQLQVSASTDVEIAGSEGKQQRRTEIPANNTDQKKP, from the coding sequence ATGAAAGAACGTTTTCCCTCCTTGATCGCGCTGTTCCTGCTGCTGGTGCTGGTCGCCAGTTCGTGGTGGGCGGCGGATTACGCGCAGCGGGCCATCCAGACGGATCCGCCGCGCCGCGTCACCCACGAGATGGACGCCTGGTCGCGCGACTTCGTCATGCTGCGCACCGACCCGAACGGCAAGCCCATCAACCGGCTCGAAGGCGTATACGCAGAACATTTCCCCGATGACGACTCCTACCACGTGACCTCGCCGCGCGCGGTGGGCCAGCGCGAGGACAACCCCATCACCGTGGCCATCTCGAAGACCGCAGTGATGGAGCAAGGCGGCAAGCGCATCGTCATGAACGGCGACGCCCACGTGCGCCGCCAGCCGGACGCCAATAACGACCTGCTGGACGTGCGCAGCCAGCAGTTGATCATTCTGCCCGACGACGACGTGGTCTACACCGACCTGCCCGCGGAAGTCATCAAGGGCCGTTCGCGCATGAACGGCACGGGCATGCACTACAACAACAAGACGCGCCAACTGCAGGTTTCGGCATCGACCGATGTGGAAATTGCCGGTTCCGAAGGCAAGCAGCAACGCCGGACCGAAATTCCCGCCAACAACACTGACCAGAAAAAACCATGA
- the cydC gene encoding thiol reductant ABC exporter subunit CydC, translating into MKNLLLLLPLYARRKSGLLLALFCALATVAAGVGLLGVSGWFLTGAALAGAGGAFNLFAPSALVRGLSFLRIVARYADRVVGHSATLRLLADLRAKVFSALIRLTPRQLARYRDGDLVARMTGDVDALDTVFLFVLAPLITAVLAGAVLTAVLGLWVPAAALALALALLVACVLVPLWLLRAARKPGVAAQESAAGLRAATLDAVDGHADMVALHAQAQTAAHFERLCQASALARRSQARVAVRGQFFLQAAASASVLALLWFGLDTLEAGRIEGPALAGLLLAVIGIFEVAGPIMRGASRMGSAISAAARIREVTQCEPDMQDPSAPRALPDSGALELDGVRFAYPARGAGASPLVLDDVTLRVAPGERIAIVGPSGAGKSTLLHLLLRLEDPQAGQVRFGGCDARACAQADWHRRIALLSQDAPVFLGTLRTNLLIGDPDADDAALWRALDAARLGDFARGLPDGLDTWAGETGSQLSAGQARRLCLARALLSPAAVIVLDEPTAGLDREAETAFFTDLAGAVGGRAVVLATHAALPPGAVDRRYVLQGGRLQECELSSGTAILA; encoded by the coding sequence ATGAAGAACCTGTTGTTGCTCCTGCCGCTGTATGCACGCCGTAAGAGCGGGCTTTTACTCGCATTATTCTGCGCGCTGGCGACGGTGGCCGCAGGCGTGGGCCTGTTGGGCGTTTCGGGCTGGTTCCTGACCGGCGCGGCGCTGGCGGGGGCGGGCGGCGCGTTCAATCTGTTTGCGCCGTCGGCGCTGGTGCGCGGCTTGTCGTTCCTGCGCATCGTGGCACGCTACGCTGATCGGGTGGTCGGCCATTCCGCCACGCTGCGCCTGTTGGCGGACTTGCGCGCGAAGGTGTTTTCGGCACTGATCCGGCTCACGCCGCGGCAACTGGCGCGCTATCGCGATGGCGACCTGGTGGCGCGCATGACAGGCGACGTCGACGCGCTCGATACGGTTTTCCTATTTGTGCTGGCGCCTCTGATCACCGCGGTGCTGGCGGGCGCGGTGCTGACCGCGGTGCTGGGTCTGTGGGTGCCCGCCGCCGCGCTGGCGTTGGCCCTGGCTTTGCTGGTGGCCTGTGTGCTGGTGCCTTTGTGGCTGCTGCGCGCCGCGCGCAAGCCGGGCGTGGCGGCCCAGGAGAGCGCGGCGGGGCTGCGCGCCGCCACGCTGGACGCGGTGGACGGGCACGCGGACATGGTGGCCCTGCATGCGCAGGCGCAGACGGCCGCGCATTTCGAACGCCTGTGCCAGGCCAGCGCGTTGGCCCGCCGCAGCCAGGCGCGGGTGGCGGTACGCGGGCAGTTCTTCCTCCAGGCCGCCGCCAGCGCCTCGGTGCTGGCCTTGCTCTGGTTCGGCCTGGACACGCTGGAAGCGGGGCGGATAGAAGGCCCCGCGCTTGCCGGGCTGTTGCTGGCGGTCATCGGAATCTTCGAAGTGGCCGGTCCCATCATGCGCGGGGCATCGCGCATGGGCTCGGCCATATCGGCGGCGGCGCGCATCCGCGAAGTCACGCAATGCGAGCCAGACATGCAGGATCCGTCCGCGCCTCGCGCTTTGCCCGACAGCGGCGCGCTGGAGCTGGATGGCGTGCGCTTTGCTTATCCCGCCCGAGGGGCTGGTGCCAGTCCGCTGGTGCTGGACGACGTCACCCTGCGTGTGGCGCCCGGTGAGCGGATCGCCATCGTGGGGCCAAGCGGTGCGGGCAAGTCGACCTTGCTGCACCTGCTCTTGCGTCTGGAGGATCCGCAGGCGGGACAGGTGCGTTTCGGCGGCTGCGACGCGCGCGCCTGTGCACAGGCCGATTGGCACCGGCGCATTGCGCTGCTGTCGCAGGACGCGCCGGTGTTCCTGGGGACTTTGCGCACCAACCTGCTCATCGGCGATCCCGACGCGGATGACGCCGCCTTGTGGCGCGCGCTGGATGCCGCGAGGCTGGGCGATTTCGCGCGCGGCCTGCCCGATGGCCTGGACACCTGGGCGGGCGAGACGGGTTCGCAGCTGTCGGCCGGGCAGGCGCGCCGCCTATGCCTGGCGCGCGCGCTGTTGTCGCCCGCGGCGGTCATCGTGCTGGACGAGCCGACCGCAGGGTTGGATCGCGAGGCCGAAACGGCATTCTTCACTGACCTGGCAGGCGCCGTGGGAGGACGCGCCGTGGTGCTTGCGACCCACGCAGCCTTGCCTCCCGGGGCGGTCGATCGCCGCTATGTCTTGCAGGGCGGCCGGCTACAGGAATGTGAATTGTCATCGGGGACGGCAATCCTGGCTTAA
- a CDS encoding cytochrome ubiquinol oxidase subunit I: MIDLDVVNLSRFQFAATALYHFLFVPLTLGLSFILAIMESVYVMTGRPIWKRMTMFWGTLFGINFALGVATGVVMEFQFGMNWSYYSHYVGDIFGAPLALEGLMAFFLEATFVGLFFFGWNRMSKVSHLVVTWLVAFGTNFSALWILIANGWMQNPVGSIFNPDTMRMEMTDFAAVIFNPVAQAKFVHTVSAGYVAGAMFVMSISAWYLLKGRHIDLAKRSMAVAASFGLASALSVVVLGDESGYLTTEHQKMKIAAIESMWHTEPAPASFNLIAIPNQAERKNDFAIEIPYVMGIIGTRSLTTPLLGIDDLIRRAENRIRDGMVAYEALQKIRANPKDVDARMVFDKTWPDLGYALLVKRYQPDMSKVTEDDIKKAAVDTVPNVAPLFWAFRIMVAVGMYLILFFGVAFWLASRGRLDSRRGLLKVALWSLPLPWVAIESGWFVAEYGRQPWVIEGVLPTYYAASGLTIVDLAISLTIFLVLYTVLLIIGVKVMLHAVKAGPKSDGPAPGSAAADPVRAAVRA; encoded by the coding sequence ATGATTGATCTCGACGTCGTAAATCTGTCGCGATTCCAGTTTGCCGCGACCGCGCTCTACCACTTCCTCTTCGTCCCCCTCACGCTCGGCCTGTCGTTCATCCTGGCCATCATGGAAAGCGTGTACGTCATGACCGGCCGCCCCATCTGGAAGCGGATGACCATGTTCTGGGGCACGCTCTTCGGCATCAACTTCGCCTTGGGCGTCGCCACCGGCGTTGTGATGGAGTTCCAGTTCGGCATGAACTGGTCCTACTACAGCCACTACGTGGGCGACATCTTCGGCGCGCCGCTGGCGCTCGAAGGGCTGATGGCCTTCTTCCTGGAAGCCACCTTCGTCGGCCTGTTCTTCTTCGGCTGGAACCGCATGTCCAAGGTCAGCCACCTGGTGGTGACCTGGCTGGTGGCGTTCGGCACCAACTTCTCGGCGCTGTGGATCCTGATCGCCAATGGCTGGATGCAGAATCCGGTCGGTTCGATCTTCAATCCCGACACCATGCGCATGGAGATGACCGACTTCGCCGCGGTGATCTTCAACCCTGTGGCTCAGGCCAAGTTCGTGCACACGGTCAGCGCGGGCTATGTCGCGGGCGCCATGTTCGTCATGTCGATCAGCGCCTGGTACCTGCTCAAGGGCCGCCATATCGATCTGGCCAAGCGCTCGATGGCGGTCGCCGCCAGTTTCGGCCTGGCCTCGGCGCTGTCGGTCGTGGTGCTGGGGGACGAAAGCGGCTACCTCACCACCGAACACCAGAAGATGAAGATCGCGGCCATCGAGTCCATGTGGCATACCGAGCCGGCTCCCGCGTCCTTCAACCTGATCGCCATTCCCAACCAGGCCGAGCGCAAGAACGATTTCGCGATCGAGATTCCCTACGTCATGGGCATCATCGGTACGCGTTCGCTCACCACGCCGCTGCTGGGCATCGACGATCTGATCCGGCGCGCCGAAAATCGCATCCGCGACGGCATGGTGGCCTATGAAGCGCTGCAGAAGATCCGCGCCAATCCCAAGGACGTGGACGCGCGCATGGTTTTCGACAAGACCTGGCCCGACCTGGGCTATGCGCTGCTGGTCAAGCGCTACCAGCCCGACATGAGCAAGGTCACCGAAGACGACATCAAGAAGGCCGCCGTCGATACCGTGCCCAACGTGGCGCCGCTGTTCTGGGCGTTCCGCATCATGGTGGCGGTGGGCATGTACCTGATCCTGTTCTTCGGCGTGGCTTTCTGGCTGGCCTCGCGCGGGCGGCTGGACAGCCGGCGCGGCCTGCTCAAGGTGGCGCTGTGGAGTCTGCCGCTGCCCTGGGTCGCGATCGAAAGCGGCTGGTTCGTGGCCGAATACGGCCGCCAGCCCTGGGTGATCGAAGGCGTGCTGCCGACCTACTACGCGGCTTCCGGCCTGACCATCGTCGACCTGGCCATCAGCCTGACGATATTCCTGGTGCTGTACACGGTGCTGCTGATCATCGGCGTGAAGGTGATGCTGCACGCCGTGAAGGCGGGACCGAAATCCGATGGGCCGGCGCCCGGCTCTGCCGCCGCCGATCCGGTGCGCGCCGCCGTGCGAGCCTGA
- the cydB gene encoding cytochrome d ubiquinol oxidase subunit II: MDTLIPFDYGTLRVVWWVLLGALLIGFAVMDGFDLGVAALLPVVAKTDIERRVVINVVGPVWEGNQVWLITAGGAIFAAWPLLYAASFSGFYLAMMLVLIALILRPVGFKYRSKMEGTSWRNRWDGVLCFSGVVASLVFGVAMGNIILGVPFTFDPVTLRPIYEGHFYQLFMPFALLAGVLSVVMLAMHGAVLLAWRTEDPISSRARNWGRLCALLTAALFAAGGFWVAGGLPGHVITSAVDMAGPSDPMLKTVAVQNGAWMANYAKWPLMWIAPALGVGGALLVVLLLTVRANVLSFLASAISISGVILTVGFSLFPFIMPSSTKPQAGLTIWDGSSSHLTLWIMVIAVAIFLPLITVYTSWVYRVMRGKVTHESVGDTPNSY, encoded by the coding sequence ATGGATACTCTTATTCCTTTCGACTACGGCACGCTGCGCGTGGTCTGGTGGGTGCTCTTGGGCGCCTTGCTCATCGGCTTCGCCGTCATGGACGGCTTCGATCTGGGCGTGGCCGCGCTGTTGCCCGTGGTCGCCAAGACCGACATCGAACGCCGCGTGGTGATCAACGTGGTGGGGCCGGTCTGGGAAGGCAACCAGGTCTGGCTCATCACGGCGGGGGGCGCCATTTTCGCCGCCTGGCCACTGCTGTATGCGGCGTCGTTCTCCGGCTTCTACCTGGCGATGATGCTGGTGCTGATTGCGCTGATCCTGCGGCCTGTCGGTTTCAAGTACCGCAGCAAGATGGAAGGCACCAGCTGGCGCAACCGCTGGGACGGCGTGCTCTGTTTCTCGGGCGTGGTGGCTTCGCTGGTGTTCGGCGTGGCCATGGGCAACATCATCCTGGGCGTGCCGTTCACCTTCGATCCGGTGACCCTGCGTCCGATCTATGAAGGCCACTTCTACCAGCTGTTCATGCCGTTCGCGCTCTTGGCCGGCGTGCTCAGCGTGGTGATGCTGGCCATGCACGGCGCCGTACTGCTGGCCTGGCGCACGGAAGACCCGATCTCGTCGCGGGCCCGCAACTGGGGCAGGCTGTGCGCCTTGCTGACCGCGGCGCTGTTCGCGGCGGGCGGCTTCTGGGTGGCGGGCGGCCTGCCTGGCCATGTCATCACCAGCGCGGTGGACATGGCCGGTCCGTCGGATCCCATGCTCAAGACCGTGGCGGTGCAGAACGGCGCCTGGATGGCCAACTACGCGAAATGGCCGCTGATGTGGATCGCGCCCGCGCTGGGCGTGGGCGGCGCCTTGCTGGTGGTGCTGCTGCTGACCGTGCGCGCCAATGTGCTGTCGTTCCTGGCATCCGCGATTTCGATCAGCGGCGTGATTTTGACGGTGGGCTTTTCGCTCTTCCCCTTCATCATGCCTTCGTCGACGAAGCCGCAGGCCGGCCTGACCATCTGGGATGGTTCGTCCAGCCACTTGACGCTGTGGATCATGGTGATCGCGGTCGCCATCTTCCTGCCGCTCATCACGGTTTACACCTCATGGGTGTACCGCGTCATGCGCGGCAAGGTCACCCACGAATCGGTGGGCGACACGCCCAACTCATACTGA
- a CDS encoding KdsC family phosphatase: MTMTLSVPMTHPAEALVLARIPAGVRERAAAVRLMVFDVDGVLTDGSLYYGENGELQKRFNALDGHGLRLLMEGGLKVALMTGRSGPIVARRAAELGIAEVIQGVRDKGGALAELAQRSGVQLNQAGYMGDDVIDLPALQRAGFAASVPNAPGYVSQAAHWVSTHTGGNGAVRECCDLLLAAQGRLGAFLAAPGLLGPGAIQ; the protein is encoded by the coding sequence ATGACTATGACTCTTTCTGTTCCCATGACCCATCCGGCCGAAGCGCTGGTCCTGGCCCGCATCCCCGCCGGCGTGCGCGAACGCGCCGCCGCGGTGCGTCTCATGGTGTTCGACGTGGACGGCGTGCTGACCGACGGCAGTCTCTATTACGGCGAGAACGGCGAACTCCAAAAGCGCTTCAACGCGCTGGACGGCCACGGGCTGCGCCTGCTGATGGAAGGCGGCCTGAAGGTCGCTCTGATGACCGGGCGCTCCGGCCCCATCGTGGCGCGCCGCGCCGCCGAACTGGGCATCGCCGAGGTGATCCAGGGCGTCCGCGACAAGGGCGGCGCCCTGGCCGAACTTGCGCAGCGTTCCGGTGTCCAACTGAATCAGGCCGGCTACATGGGCGATGACGTCATCGACCTGCCCGCCCTGCAGCGCGCCGGCTTCGCCGCCAGCGTGCCGAACGCGCCGGGCTATGTCAGCCAGGCCGCCCACTGGGTGTCCACGCACACCGGCGGCAACGGCGCCGTGCGCGAATGCTGCGACCTGCTGCTGGCGGCCCAGGGACGCCTGGGCGCATTCCTGGCGGCGCCGGGCCTGCTCGGCCCGGGCGCCATCCAATGA
- a CDS encoding GbsR/MarR family transcriptional regulator, giving the protein MALSPQNERFVLHFGEMGSRWGVNRTVGQIYALLFLAPKPLNADDIAETLGFSRSNVSLGLKELQSWRLVKLIHQVGDRRDYFETPKDVWEIFRILMEEKRKREIDPTLTLLRDTLLERPSGPDEAYAQQRMNEMLELIELSTGWFDEVQRLPPETLQNLMKLGSKVQKVLGFAGKLRGKG; this is encoded by the coding sequence ATGGCCCTGTCCCCTCAAAACGAACGCTTCGTCCTGCATTTCGGCGAAATGGGCAGCCGGTGGGGCGTGAACCGCACGGTCGGCCAGATCTACGCTCTGCTGTTCCTGGCGCCCAAGCCGCTGAACGCCGACGACATCGCCGAGACGCTCGGCTTTTCGCGCTCCAACGTCAGCCTCGGGCTGAAGGAGCTGCAATCCTGGCGCCTGGTCAAGCTCATCCATCAAGTCGGCGACCGCCGCGACTACTTCGAAACTCCCAAGGACGTCTGGGAGATCTTCCGCATCCTGATGGAAGAAAAGCGCAAGCGCGAAATCGATCCCACGCTGACCCTGCTGCGGGACACCCTGCTGGAACGCCCGTCAGGGCCCGATGAGGCCTACGCGCAACAACGCATGAACGAAATGCTGGAGCTGATCGAACTGTCCACGGGATGGTTCGATGAGGTTCAACGTCTGCCGCCAGAAACCCTGCAGAACCTGATGAAGCTCGGTTCGAAAGTGCAGAAGGTGCTGGGTTTCGCCGGCAAATTGCGGGGCAAGGGCTGA
- the purT gene encoding formate-dependent phosphoribosylglycinamide formyltransferase, translating to MSSISSPVLGTPLSPLATRVMLLGSGELGKEVIIALQRLGVEVIAVDRYADAPGHQVAHRAHVVSMTDPQALRKVIEQERPHVIVPEIEAIATNLLVELEEAGVARVTPTARAAQLTMNREGIRRLAAETLGLPTSPYRFVDTEEELRAAIDGGIGYPCVIKPVMSSSGKGQSVIKSADDVESAWRYAQEGGRVGGGRAIVEGFIRFDYEITLLTVRARGADGQVETRYCEPIGHKQVDGDYVESWQPHPMSPAALQRSREIALAVTSNLGGLGIFGVELFVAGDQVWFSEVSPRPHDTGMVTMITQVQNEFELHARAFLGLPVDTSLRQPGASSVIYGGIEAAAVSFHNVAEALAEPGTDIRLFGKPESFVKRRMGVGLAVADDVAAARAKAKRVSAAVSVKAG from the coding sequence ATGTCCAGCATTTCCAGCCCCGTCCTTGGCACGCCCCTGTCCCCCTTGGCCACCCGCGTCATGCTGCTCGGGTCCGGCGAATTGGGCAAAGAGGTCATCATTGCCCTGCAGCGGCTGGGCGTGGAAGTGATTGCCGTGGATCGGTATGCCGATGCTCCGGGCCACCAGGTGGCGCACCGGGCGCATGTGGTCTCGATGACGGACCCGCAGGCCCTGCGCAAGGTCATCGAACAGGAACGGCCCCACGTTATTGTCCCCGAAATCGAAGCCATTGCCACCAATTTGCTGGTGGAACTGGAAGAGGCGGGCGTGGCGCGGGTGACGCCGACCGCGCGGGCGGCCCAGTTGACCATGAACCGCGAGGGCATCCGCCGCCTGGCGGCCGAGACCCTGGGACTGCCGACCTCGCCCTACCGCTTCGTCGACACCGAGGAAGAACTGCGCGCCGCCATCGATGGCGGCATCGGCTATCCCTGCGTCATCAAGCCGGTCATGTCGTCCTCCGGCAAGGGCCAGTCCGTGATCAAGAGCGCCGACGACGTCGAATCCGCCTGGCGCTACGCCCAGGAGGGCGGTCGGGTGGGCGGCGGGCGCGCCATCGTCGAAGGCTTCATCCGTTTCGACTACGAAATCACCCTGCTGACCGTGCGCGCCCGCGGCGCCGACGGCCAGGTCGAAACCCGCTACTGCGAACCCATCGGCCACAAGCAGGTTGACGGCGACTACGTGGAAAGCTGGCAGCCGCACCCGATGTCTCCGGCCGCGCTGCAGCGCTCCCGGGAAATCGCGCTGGCGGTCACGTCCAACCTGGGCGGCCTGGGCATTTTCGGCGTGGAATTGTTCGTGGCGGGCGACCAGGTTTGGTTCTCGGAAGTCAGTCCGCGTCCGCACGACACCGGCATGGTCACCATGATCACGCAGGTCCAGAACGAATTCGAGCTGCACGCCCGGGCGTTCCTGGGGCTGCCGGTGGACACCAGCCTGCGCCAGCCCGGCGCCAGCAGCGTCATCTATGGCGGCATCGAGGCCGCCGCGGTGTCGTTCCACAACGTGGCCGAAGCGCTGGCTGAACCCGGCACCGACATCCGCCTCTTCGGCAAGCCCGAATCCTTCGTCAAGCGCCGCATGGGCGTGGGCCTGGCCGTGGCCGACGACGTGGCGGCGGCCCGGGCCAAGGCCAAGCGGGTGTCGGCGGCGGTGTCCGTCAAGGCCGGCTGA
- the cydD gene encoding thiol reductant ABC exporter subunit CydD has translation MSGGTSSLEHDPSATLDKPPRAQSRWLMALAKAARLPLMLAGAAPLLSGVLLVVQAWLLASVLDAAIVRQVPRQELLGDILVIAGLMLLRACITWAGERAGADAAERIKRHVRLSLFRRLVQKGPYWSRGQASGELASAVVDQVEALDGFFAKYLPAMAAAAMLPVAFSVVLLPMDVIAGLVLLITAPLIPLFMALVGWGAQGASRRHLRAFARLSGFFADRLRGLSTLKLYGRAEAEAASVVAASDALRQRTMSVLRIAFLSSAVLEFFAALGVAGVAVYIGLTYLGFLDLRWSPLTLQAGLFCLLMAPEVYAPLRQFAAHYHDRAAALAAVSQIALLFDGLPQEGDGQAGGGSGPRNLAEAAAGPGRIPGRPGSGAALAIAGLNLDAPGRRLAVLSDACLTLAPGGHAALMGPSGIGKSSLIEAIARLRPFQGDIRIDGVSLPEWDEAALRQRVALIGQKPQLLAGSIADNIRLGRPDATDAEVQAAARRACVLEFAEALPQGLATPLGGRGHGLSGGQAQRVALARLFLRDPGLILLDEPTAHLDETTQARVLDEILEFAAGRSLLLVTHAPAVAARLGRTLRVAGGKVEDA, from the coding sequence GTGAGCGGCGGCACTAGCAGCCTCGAGCACGATCCCTCGGCAACCCTGGACAAACCGCCGCGCGCACAGTCGCGGTGGTTGATGGCGCTCGCCAAGGCGGCCAGGTTGCCGCTGATGCTGGCGGGCGCCGCGCCCCTCTTGAGCGGCGTCTTGCTGGTGGTGCAGGCCTGGCTGCTGGCCAGCGTGCTCGATGCGGCCATCGTCAGGCAAGTACCCCGGCAAGAACTGCTCGGCGACATCCTGGTCATAGCCGGGCTGATGCTGCTGCGCGCCTGCATCACCTGGGCGGGCGAGCGCGCCGGCGCGGACGCGGCCGAGCGCATCAAGCGCCATGTGCGGCTATCGCTCTTCAGGCGCCTGGTGCAAAAAGGTCCTTATTGGAGCCGGGGGCAGGCGTCCGGGGAGCTGGCCAGCGCAGTGGTGGATCAGGTCGAAGCGCTGGACGGGTTCTTTGCCAAGTACCTGCCCGCCATGGCCGCGGCCGCCATGCTGCCGGTCGCGTTTTCCGTGGTGTTGTTGCCAATGGACGTGATCGCCGGACTGGTCCTGCTGATCACCGCGCCGCTGATACCCCTGTTCATGGCCTTGGTCGGCTGGGGCGCCCAGGGCGCCAGCCGCAGGCACCTGCGCGCCTTCGCCCGCTTGTCGGGCTTTTTCGCCGACCGGCTGCGCGGCCTGTCCACCCTGAAGCTATACGGCCGCGCCGAGGCTGAGGCAGCGTCGGTCGTGGCGGCCAGCGACGCGCTGCGCCAGCGCACGATGTCGGTGCTGCGCATTGCCTTTCTTTCATCGGCGGTGCTGGAGTTTTTCGCGGCGCTGGGCGTGGCCGGGGTGGCGGTCTACATTGGATTGACCTATCTGGGATTCCTGGACCTGCGCTGGTCGCCGCTGACCTTGCAGGCCGGGTTGTTCTGTCTGCTGATGGCGCCGGAGGTCTATGCGCCGTTGCGCCAGTTCGCGGCGCATTATCACGACCGCGCGGCCGCGTTGGCGGCGGTGTCGCAGATAGCGCTGCTGTTCGATGGCCTGCCGCAAGAAGGCGATGGCCAGGCCGGCGGCGGATCTGGCCCGCGCAATCTTGCCGAGGCCGCCGCAGGCCCAGGACGCATTCCCGGGCGCCCTGGATCAGGCGCTGCCCTTGCCATCGCAGGCTTGAATCTGGACGCGCCGGGCCGCCGCTTGGCGGTGCTTTCGGACGCCTGTCTGACGCTGGCGCCGGGTGGGCACGCCGCGCTGATGGGGCCCAGCGGTATCGGCAAATCCTCGTTGATCGAGGCGATCGCGCGCCTGCGTCCGTTCCAGGGGGACATCCGCATCGACGGCGTGTCTCTGCCCGAATGGGACGAGGCGGCGTTGCGCCAGCGCGTGGCGCTGATCGGTCAGAAGCCGCAGCTGCTGGCCGGTTCCATCGCGGACAACATCCGTCTGGGCCGCCCCGACGCTACCGATGCCGAAGTGCAGGCCGCCGCGCGCCGCGCCTGTGTGCTGGAGTTCGCCGAGGCCTTGCCGCAAGGGCTGGCGACGCCATTGGGCGGCCGCGGGCACGGCCTGTCCGGCGGCCAGGCGCAGCGCGTCGCGCTGGCACGCCTGTTCCTGCGCGATCCGGGGCTGATCCTGCTGGATGAGCCCACGGCGCATCTGGACGAGACCACGCAAGCGCGCGTGCTGGACGAGATTCTGGAATTCGCCGCCGGCCGCAGCTTGCTGTTGGTAACGCATGCGCCGGCAGTGGCGGCCCGGCTGGGCCGGACCCTGCGTGTGGCCGGCGGAAAAGTGGAAGACGCATGA
- the cydX gene encoding cytochrome bd-I oxidase subunit CydX: MWYFSWILGLGLACAFAILNAMWFELREGHTHDPRASRNDA; encoded by the coding sequence ATGTGGTATTTCTCGTGGATACTCGGTCTGGGCCTGGCGTGTGCCTTCGCCATTCTCAATGCAATGTGGTTCGAGCTGCGCGAGGGGCATACGCATGACCCGCGCGCCAGCCGCAATGACGCGTGA